One genomic region from Nitrospirota bacterium encodes:
- a CDS encoding antitoxin Xre-like helix-turn-helix domain-containing protein — protein sequence MTYATTVEEILGGKKARPKKIQSRMDFIELSNKGITKEALLRLAAYLSISMRQLAEVLPVTERTIQRYAPKKHFNRVVSEQILQLAEIAARGSEVFMSREKFLHYMNMPSKALADKTPLSLIHSKFGAEMVLDELGRIEHGVFS from the coding sequence ATGACATATGCAACGACGGTTGAAGAGATCCTGGGAGGGAAGAAGGCCAGGCCTAAGAAGATCCAAAGCCGGATGGATTTTATCGAGCTAAGCAACAAGGGGATAACGAAGGAGGCGCTCCTTCGCCTGGCTGCCTATCTCAGTATTTCAATGCGCCAGCTGGCCGAAGTCCTTCCGGTCACCGAGCGTACGATCCAACGATATGCTCCGAAGAAGCATTTTAATCGTGTTGTCTCAGAGCAGATACTTCAGCTCGCGGAGATAGCGGCGCGGGGCTCCGAAGTATTCATGAGCAGGGAGAAGTTCCTGCACTATATGAACATGCCGAGCAAGGCATTGGCTGATAAGACGCCTTTGAGCCTGATCCATTCGAAATTCGGTGCGGAAATGGTATTGGACGAACTTGGCCGGATCGAGCATGGCGTGTTCTCCTGA
- a CDS encoding RES family NAD+ phosphorylase: MEVYRIAHTRHIRDLTGTGARLYGGRWNSKGTGIVYTSETRALAVLEYLVHVPLSMVPSALSMASIRIPDNLYAKHISLFLSALPKSWRAYPAPSQLAELGTNWIGKNDTLLLRVPSVVVEHEFNLLINPSHPDMKQVTISAVADFKIDDRLIRPK, encoded by the coding sequence ATGGAGGTCTATCGGATAGCGCATACCCGGCACATCAGGGACCTGACCGGAACGGGCGCGCGTTTATACGGCGGAAGATGGAATTCCAAAGGCACGGGCATCGTTTACACATCGGAAACGAGAGCGCTTGCCGTACTGGAATACCTCGTGCACGTCCCTCTATCTATGGTTCCTTCCGCCTTGAGCATGGCTTCCATCCGCATTCCTGATAACCTTTATGCGAAACACATTTCTCTCTTCCTATCAGCTTTGCCGAAGAGCTGGAGGGCCTATCCGGCACCCTCGCAGCTTGCCGAGCTGGGCACGAACTGGATCGGGAAAAACGACACTCTCTTGCTTCGCGTTCCCTCCGTGGTCGTTGAGCACGAGTTCAATCTTCTCATCAACCCCTCGCATCCGGACATGAAACAGGTCACCATTTCCGCTGTTGCCGACTTCAAAATCGATGATCGTCTGATTCGTCCGAAATAG